The [Bacillus] selenitireducens MLS10 genome includes a region encoding these proteins:
- the mutM gene encoding DNA-formamidopyrimidine glycosylase, whose translation MPELPEVETVRQTLTELLIGRTIEDVWVGWPAMIKEPDDVERFALMLTGQTIQSIGRKGKFLKLYLDDCVLVSHLRMEGKYALKEAGSERSKHTHVVIRFTDGTALHYADVRKFGTMHAFVKGTEEQRPPLSKVGPEPVGKDRITADELGTRLKKTTRAVKAALLDQSLVAGLGNIYVDEALFRAGIHPAVPAHTLPDKLIPVLLSAISDTLQEAIDQGGTSIRSYVNGKGEMGYFQQQLFVYGRTGEPCRKCGTPISRSVVGGRGTHTCEVCQPNRVNQKGEKET comes from the coding sequence ATGCCTGAGTTACCGGAAGTGGAAACCGTCCGTCAGACGCTGACGGAACTTCTGATTGGGAGAACCATAGAAGACGTATGGGTCGGCTGGCCCGCAATGATTAAAGAACCTGACGATGTGGAACGCTTCGCACTGATGCTGACTGGACAGACGATCCAGTCCATCGGACGAAAAGGCAAGTTCCTTAAACTGTACCTCGATGACTGTGTCCTTGTGTCCCATTTAAGGATGGAAGGGAAATATGCCCTGAAAGAGGCCGGTTCTGAGCGGTCGAAACATACGCACGTTGTGATCCGATTCACCGACGGAACGGCCCTTCACTATGCGGATGTGAGGAAGTTCGGGACGATGCATGCCTTCGTAAAGGGAACGGAAGAACAAAGGCCCCCGCTCAGTAAAGTGGGGCCGGAACCCGTCGGGAAAGACCGGATTACAGCAGACGAGCTCGGAACGAGACTGAAAAAGACGACGCGCGCTGTGAAAGCGGCGCTCCTTGACCAGTCTCTGGTGGCGGGGCTTGGGAACATCTATGTCGATGAGGCGCTGTTTCGTGCCGGAATCCATCCCGCTGTACCGGCCCATACTCTGCCGGATAAGCTGATCCCGGTGCTTCTGAGCGCGATCTCAGATACACTGCAGGAGGCAATTGATCAGGGCGGCACATCGATCCGCTCCTACGTGAACGGCAAAGGTGAAATGGGCTATTTCCAGCAACAGCTCTTTGTCTATGGCCGGACGGGTGAACCTTGCCGGAAGTGCGGCACACCCATCAGCCGATCTGTTGTCGGAGGACGCGGTACCCATACATGTGAGGTGTGCCAACCAAACAGAGTAAATCAAAAAGGGGAGAAAGAAACATGA
- the coaE gene encoding dephospho-CoA kinase (Dephospho-CoA kinase (CoaE) performs the final step in coenzyme A biosynthesis.) → MIIGLTGGIGTGKSTVSKMMRGFDWVVVDADVIARQVVEPHEPAFEAIVEAFGDDIVSEETGTINREKLGRIVFDDEEKRERLNSIVHPAVREAMKAEAEEAKDYGAEVVVMDIPLLIESDLFHMVERTVLVYAPEEQQIERVMERNGLTEDEVRARLRAQLPIEEKKQRVDDVIDNSGSLEELEAEVSAYVETIHNLLA, encoded by the coding sequence ATGATTATCGGTCTGACCGGTGGAATAGGAACAGGAAAAAGTACGGTATCAAAGATGATGCGCGGGTTTGACTGGGTTGTCGTCGACGCAGACGTCATTGCGAGGCAGGTTGTCGAGCCGCATGAACCGGCATTCGAAGCCATTGTCGAAGCATTCGGGGATGATATTGTCAGTGAAGAAACAGGCACCATTAACCGGGAAAAGCTAGGGCGTATCGTGTTTGATGATGAGGAAAAGCGCGAACGTTTGAACAGCATTGTGCACCCGGCAGTCCGGGAAGCGATGAAGGCGGAAGCGGAGGAAGCCAAGGATTACGGGGCGGAAGTCGTCGTCATGGATATCCCCCTTTTGATTGAAAGTGACCTGTTTCACATGGTTGAAAGGACCGTTCTCGTCTATGCCCCTGAAGAGCAGCAAATCGAGCGGGTAATGGAACGGAACGGCCTCACAGAAGACGAGGTCAGAGCACGGCTCCGTGCACAACTTCCGATCGAAGAGAAAAAACAACGAGTGGATGATGTCATTGACAACAGCGGCAGCCTTGAAGAACTCGAGGCGGAAGTATCCGCCTACGTGGAGACCATTCACAATCTTCTCGCATAA
- a CDS encoding glyceraldehyde-3-phosphate dehydrogenase: MIKTAINGFGRIGRMVFRQLMADTETEVVAVNATYPVETLAHLIRYDSIHGTWDADIRTEGQNLIVNGRHVRVCQERNPALLPWGELGIDIVVEATGAFTDRDKAALHLDAGADKVLITAPGQDADLTIVMGVNHFDYDPSAHRIISNASCTTNCLAPVAKVIHDAFGIVSGVMTTVHSYTNDQKNIDNPHKDLRRARACATSIIPTSTGAAKAIGLVLPELKGKMHGMALRVPTPNVSLVDLVVEVHMPVDRDQVNGALRQAAGTSMKGVLSVCDDPLVSTDFNGNPHSSIVDSLSTMVMNEHTVKILSWYDNEWGYASRVCDAVRYTAVPKEAKTATLTM, translated from the coding sequence ATGATTAAAACCGCGATTAATGGCTTTGGCAGAATTGGCAGAATGGTATTCAGGCAGTTGATGGCTGATACAGAAACAGAGGTGGTGGCAGTCAATGCCACTTACCCTGTTGAAACGCTGGCGCATCTGATCCGTTATGACTCGATTCACGGCACTTGGGATGCGGATATCCGGACAGAGGGACAAAACCTGATTGTGAATGGCCGGCACGTCCGGGTCTGTCAGGAACGGAATCCGGCCCTGTTGCCATGGGGAGAGCTCGGGATTGACATCGTGGTTGAGGCGACAGGCGCTTTTACGGACCGTGACAAGGCAGCCCTTCATCTCGATGCAGGTGCAGACAAAGTGCTGATCACGGCTCCCGGTCAGGACGCGGATCTGACTATCGTGATGGGCGTGAATCATTTTGACTATGACCCTTCGGCGCACCGGATCATTTCGAATGCGTCATGCACAACGAACTGTCTTGCGCCTGTGGCAAAGGTGATTCATGATGCGTTCGGGATTGTCTCCGGTGTAATGACGACGGTGCACTCGTATACGAACGATCAGAAGAACATTGACAATCCACACAAGGATTTACGGCGCGCGAGAGCCTGTGCGACATCCATCATTCCCACATCGACGGGTGCGGCCAAAGCCATCGGGCTCGTCTTGCCGGAGCTGAAAGGCAAGATGCACGGCATGGCCCTCAGGGTGCCGACGCCGAATGTCTCCCTCGTTGATCTGGTCGTGGAGGTGCATATGCCCGTTGACCGGGATCAGGTAAACGGCGCCCTTCGTCAGGCAGCGGGCACTTCGATGAAAGGCGTCTTGAGCGTCTGTGATGATCCGCTTGTTTCAACGGATTTTAACGGGAACCCGCATTCAAGCATCGTGGACAGCCTCTCGACGATGGTCATGAACGAACATACGGTCAAAATCCTCTCCTGGTATGACAATGAGTGGGGCTATGCGTCCCGTGTCTGTGATGCGGTTCGCTATACGGCAGTTCCTAAAGAGGCCAAAACCGCCACACTCACCATGTAA
- the dnaI gene encoding primosomal protein DnaI — MDPIQPAFKRFIDGNFEARYEALKKETLEDFRVQSFLAEHPELKKHLTENRINELYQYQDQLGNCDNCPGLEACPNLMQGYQPKPTVVRGDLELTYQPCHLKRKADERKRQESFIKSLHIPKEMLDVRFEHFEQDSKARMDAFNAALTFAETVNPGTSSEGLYIYGPFGVGKTFLIGAIANYLADEEISTMVLYTPDFVRELKNGISDGTYQEKLERVMDAPVLILDDFGAETMSSWVRDEVIGALLQHRMMEKLPTIFTSNLSIDELEVHLSSTHQKGVEKVDALKAQRILERIRHQNQIVAMKGENKRLKR, encoded by the coding sequence ATGGATCCGATACAGCCAGCCTTCAAACGCTTCATTGACGGAAACTTTGAAGCGCGGTATGAGGCGCTCAAAAAAGAGACGCTCGAAGACTTCAGGGTACAGTCTTTTCTTGCTGAGCACCCTGAGTTAAAAAAGCACCTGACTGAAAACCGGATCAATGAACTCTATCAGTATCAGGATCAGCTTGGGAACTGTGACAACTGCCCGGGTCTTGAGGCCTGCCCCAATCTGATGCAGGGCTATCAGCCAAAACCGACCGTCGTTCGCGGAGATCTCGAACTGACGTATCAGCCCTGTCACCTGAAGCGAAAGGCAGATGAGCGAAAGCGTCAGGAATCGTTCATCAAAAGCCTGCACATTCCAAAAGAAATGCTCGATGTCCGTTTTGAACATTTCGAACAGGATTCAAAAGCCCGCATGGATGCGTTTAATGCAGCTCTGACGTTTGCCGAAACGGTGAACCCGGGCACAAGCAGTGAAGGATTGTATATCTATGGTCCTTTTGGCGTCGGAAAGACCTTTCTCATCGGAGCGATTGCCAATTATCTTGCCGACGAGGAGATATCCACGATGGTTCTCTACACGCCGGACTTTGTACGGGAACTGAAAAACGGGATCTCTGACGGGACGTATCAGGAGAAGCTCGAGCGGGTAATGGATGCCCCGGTCCTGATCCTTGATGATTTCGGCGCGGAGACGATGAGCAGCTGGGTACGGGATGAAGTCATCGGTGCACTTTTGCAGCACCGGATGATGGAGAAATTACCGACGATCTTCACATCGAATCTGAGTATTGACGAACTTGAAGTCCATCTGTCATCCACACATCAGAAGGGTGTGGAGAAGGTGGATGCCCTGAAGGCACAGCGGATTCTTGAGCGGATCCGCCACCAGAATCAGATCGTTGCGATGAAGGGTGAGAACAAGCGTCTCAAACGTTGA
- the mqnC gene encoding cyclic dehypoxanthinyl futalosine synthase, producing the protein MSIDHILERARQGERISVDDAIALYESDEVEKMGEVANEIMLKWHPEPITTFVIGRNVNYTNLCDTYCRFCAFYRPPNAKDGYVLDDEDIYQKIQETKDVGGTEILMQGGTNPNLPFEYYTDLLRNIKKRFDITMHSFSPAEIYKMVEVSGKSLEEVLIELKEAGLDSVPGGGAEILDNRTRRRISRLKGTWEEWIDCMKMVKKVGMHGTATMVIGFGETYEERALHLQRLRDAQDDADCFLAFISWTFQPDNTAMKGERVTSREYLKNTAIARIFLDNIANFQSSWVTMGAEIGKKSLHYGINDFGSTMMEENVVSSAGATHKVDTNLILRLIREAGKTPAQRDTKYNTLRVFKEDETVENDFIMQN; encoded by the coding sequence ATGAGTATAGATCACATTCTTGAACGTGCGCGTCAAGGTGAACGAATCTCAGTTGATGATGCAATCGCACTCTATGAGAGCGACGAAGTCGAGAAAATGGGTGAAGTGGCCAATGAAATTATGCTGAAATGGCATCCGGAGCCGATCACAACATTTGTGATTGGACGCAATGTCAATTATACAAATCTCTGTGACACGTATTGCAGATTCTGTGCCTTTTACCGTCCGCCGAATGCGAAGGACGGGTATGTACTTGATGATGAGGACATTTATCAGAAAATCCAGGAGACCAAAGATGTCGGGGGTACGGAAATTCTGATGCAGGGCGGGACAAACCCGAATCTGCCGTTTGAGTATTATACCGACCTCTTACGCAACATTAAGAAGCGCTTTGACATTACGATGCACTCCTTTTCCCCTGCGGAAATTTATAAGATGGTCGAAGTTTCCGGCAAGTCTCTTGAAGAAGTACTGATTGAACTGAAAGAGGCCGGCCTTGACTCCGTTCCCGGCGGTGGTGCCGAGATTCTCGACAACCGGACAAGAAGACGGATCAGCCGTCTGAAGGGAACATGGGAAGAATGGATTGACTGCATGAAGATGGTCAAGAAAGTCGGCATGCACGGCACAGCGACCATGGTCATCGGCTTCGGTGAAACCTATGAAGAGCGCGCTCTTCACCTGCAGCGACTGCGTGATGCGCAGGACGATGCAGACTGTTTCCTCGCGTTCATCTCCTGGACATTCCAGCCGGACAACACGGCCATGAAGGGCGAACGCGTGACGTCGCGTGAGTATTTGAAGAATACCGCGATTGCCCGAATTTTCCTCGACAATATCGCTAATTTCCAGTCGTCATGGGTAACGATGGGCGCAGAGATCGGCAAAAAGTCCCTGCATTACGGGATCAACGATTTCGGAAGCACGATGATGGAAGAGAATGTGGTCTCTTCTGCTGGTGCGACACACAAGGTCGACACCAATCTGATTCTGCGTCTGATCCGTGAAGCGGGTAAGACACCGGCTCAGCGGGACACGAAGTACAATACCCTGCGAGTCTTCAAGGAAGATGAGACCGTGGAGAACGACTTTATCATGCAAAATTGA
- the nrdR gene encoding transcriptional regulator NrdR, translating into MKCPKCQHNGTRVLDSRPSDEGRAIRRRRECEECGYRYTTFERVEHTPLIVVKKDGNREEFSREKLLRGLVRACEKRPVALEILERITEQVEQDLRNAGKSEVSSEEIGELVMSELVDVDDVAYVRFASVYRQFKDINVFVNELKEMVEREQSKKS; encoded by the coding sequence ATGAAGTGTCCAAAATGCCAGCATAATGGGACACGCGTTCTTGATTCGCGCCCGAGTGATGAGGGACGTGCCATTCGACGGCGCCGGGAATGTGAAGAATGCGGCTATCGGTATACGACGTTTGAGCGCGTGGAACATACACCGCTTATTGTCGTCAAGAAAGACGGAAACAGGGAAGAATTCAGCCGTGAGAAGCTTCTGAGGGGACTTGTCCGGGCATGTGAAAAGCGTCCGGTGGCGCTCGAGATTCTCGAGAGGATCACCGAACAGGTCGAGCAGGACCTTCGGAATGCGGGGAAATCGGAAGTCAGCAGTGAAGAGATTGGCGAGCTTGTCATGTCAGAGCTTGTGGATGTGGATGACGTCGCCTATGTGCGCTTCGCTTCTGTCTACCGTCAGTTTAAAGATATCAACGTCTTTGTCAACGAGTTAAAAGAAATGGTTGAACGGGAACAGTCGAAGAAATCATGA
- a CDS encoding EAL domain-containing protein — translation MPYRFRNLSEWLTELKTSALHQNTPARTCFDEGLYQDLIQLLDAVDETTLISIVAPDGRILYVNDRFCDVFGYTRDELVGSEYGMIKSNMHSQAFYDEMWSTIRQGKSWSGEIMNAHKDGSKYWLQTAIYPVLNEDGSVKHYIAIRKDITEGKRVEEQERLRIERSYESVLNNLDNLVMRIEKDTDGRYIVMLIGGNMLQKLNLTGKVPEGTLVEDALQLTADEKRQFIRQLDQVFAGSGAGFELHYKNWHLYVNLAAISGEAGEVQAVTASVSDITALKQTEMAMRDMAFQDPLTGLPNRRRFELDVLNLIAERRGTDQGIGMLLVDLDQFKNINDSLGHATGDRFLVIAAERMKLDPVDESFRYELYHLGGDEFIYLISNYLPGTVQPFIRQIIRVFQHPFPYYDGEIHLQVSIGATFFPEYADSGEQMMKQVDMAMLAAKKFGGQSYRFFTDDMQKDFDHYVLIERELRKALNGCEEFELYYQPLYIAGESEPSTAEALIRWHHPERGLISPGEFIPVAEQAGLIVPLGQWILMQAAKDVKKWSRYTGHNRQISVNISSQQLQLPNFSSQLEEILLKEGVSPEQIQLEITENILMEKRKENVVKLVGLRKKGFTIAIDDFGTGYSSLSYLKSFPVDVLKVDQSFVKDLPNDEADKAIVQATIQMGINLGLHMIAEGVESAEAAAYLKKIGCHELQGYYFARPAPYDDFIRHTGKPL, via the coding sequence ATGCCATACCGATTTCGGAATTTATCAGAATGGTTAACGGAACTGAAAACATCGGCTCTGCATCAGAATACCCCCGCACGGACATGTTTTGATGAGGGTTTATATCAGGACTTAATACAGCTGCTTGATGCGGTCGATGAGACGACGCTGATCTCCATCGTGGCTCCTGACGGCCGGATCCTGTATGTGAATGACCGTTTTTGCGACGTATTCGGATATACGAGAGACGAGCTTGTCGGCAGTGAGTACGGGATGATCAAATCCAATATGCACAGCCAGGCTTTCTATGATGAGATGTGGTCGACGATCCGTCAGGGGAAGTCCTGGTCCGGCGAGATCATGAATGCCCATAAAGACGGGAGTAAATACTGGCTCCAGACGGCGATATATCCGGTACTGAATGAAGACGGTTCGGTGAAGCACTATATTGCGATCCGTAAAGATATCACAGAAGGCAAACGCGTTGAGGAACAGGAGCGGCTGAGAATTGAGCGAAGCTACGAGTCGGTTCTGAATAATCTTGATAATCTGGTGATGCGGATTGAGAAAGATACGGATGGCCGCTATATCGTTATGCTTATTGGAGGGAATATGCTGCAGAAGCTGAACCTGACGGGGAAGGTGCCCGAGGGGACGCTGGTGGAGGATGCGCTTCAGCTGACGGCGGATGAGAAGCGTCAGTTTATCAGACAGCTTGATCAAGTGTTTGCGGGCTCTGGTGCAGGGTTCGAACTGCACTATAAAAACTGGCACCTCTATGTCAACCTGGCTGCGATTTCGGGTGAAGCAGGGGAGGTACAGGCTGTGACGGCATCAGTATCGGATATTACCGCCCTCAAACAGACGGAGATGGCGATGCGGGACATGGCTTTTCAGGATCCTCTGACCGGCCTTCCGAACCGGCGCCGCTTCGAACTGGACGTCCTGAATCTGATTGCAGAAAGACGGGGGACGGATCAGGGGATTGGGATGCTGCTTGTGGATCTTGATCAGTTCAAAAACATCAATGACAGCCTCGGGCATGCGACGGGGGACCGATTCCTTGTCATTGCGGCTGAGCGCATGAAGCTTGATCCTGTTGATGAATCCTTCCGTTATGAGCTCTATCATCTTGGCGGGGATGAATTTATCTATCTGATCTCCAATTATCTGCCGGGAACAGTTCAGCCTTTTATCCGTCAGATTATTCGTGTTTTCCAACATCCGTTCCCTTATTACGATGGAGAAATTCATCTGCAGGTCAGTATCGGGGCAACATTTTTTCCTGAATATGCCGACAGTGGTGAACAGATGATGAAACAGGTCGACATGGCAATGCTTGCCGCAAAGAAATTCGGAGGTCAAAGCTACCGGTTTTTCACAGATGATATGCAAAAGGATTTTGACCACTATGTTCTGATCGAACGTGAACTGAGAAAGGCACTGAATGGCTGCGAGGAGTTCGAGCTGTATTACCAACCGCTTTACATAGCCGGGGAGTCGGAGCCGTCAACGGCAGAAGCCCTGATTCGCTGGCATCACCCTGAACGGGGCTTGATTTCACCGGGTGAGTTTATTCCGGTGGCGGAACAGGCCGGTCTCATCGTGCCACTCGGTCAGTGGATTTTGATGCAGGCGGCGAAAGATGTGAAGAAGTGGAGCCGTTATACCGGTCATAACAGACAAATCTCGGTAAACATCTCCTCCCAGCAGCTTCAGCTTCCGAATTTTTCGTCCCAGCTTGAAGAGATCCTCCTAAAGGAAGGAGTCTCACCTGAGCAGATTCAGCTTGAGATTACCGAAAACATCCTGATGGAAAAGCGCAAAGAAAATGTGGTGAAGCTTGTGGGCTTGCGAAAGAAGGGGTTTACAATCGCCATTGACGACTTTGGGACCGGCTATTCCTCCCTAAGTTACCTGAAGAGTTTCCCCGTGGATGTCCTGAAAGTGGACCAGTCATTCGTGAAGGATCTTCCGAATGATGAGGCGGACAAAGCGATCGTACAGGCTACGATACAGATGGGGATCAACCTCGGCCTGCATATGATTGCCGAGGGCGTTGAGTCAGCCGAAGCAGCTGCTTATTTAAAAAAGATCGGCTGTCATGAGCTTCAGGGCTATTATTTTGCAAGGCCGGCGCCCTATGATGATTTTATTCGGCATACAGGAAAACCCTTATGA
- the thrS gene encoding threonine--tRNA ligase — protein sequence MAEQVKLTFPDGNVKEFERGSTMEDVAQSISPGLKKNAVAGKVNGEPIDLRTPIEEDAAIEILTYDSKEGLEVLRHSTAHLMAQAVKRLFDDVKLGVGPVIEEGFYYDIDMEHKLTPEDLPKIEKEMKKIIDENHEITRVEVPREEAVRRYEEIGDDLKLELLEDIPKGEQISIYEQGEFFDLCRGVHVPQTSKLKKFKLLTVNGAYWRGDSNNKMLQRIYGTAFPKQKEVDDYLQLLEERKERDHRKLGKELGIFAVSQKVGQGLPLWLPKGATVRRQVERYIVDIEERLGYDHVYTPVLGSVDLYKTSGHWDHYQDDMFPVLQMDNEDLVLRPMNCPHHMMIYKNEKHSYRNLPLRIAELGTMHRHEMSGALAGLQRVRAMTLNDAHIFCRPDQLKDEFIRVVELIQAVYKDFQIKDYYFRLSYRDPEDKEKYVDNDEMWEKAQAMLKEAVDEMGVEYIEADGEAAFYGPKLDVQVKTALGKDETLSTVQLDFHLPNRFDLTYTGEDGKDHRPVVIHRGVVSTMERFVAFLLEEYKGAFPTWLAPVQAELIPVNDVHLDYVRQVEDELKRAGVRVHVDVRNEKLGYKIREAQMQKVPYLLVLGDQERDNASVNVRRYGQKDSEEVSLDVFVKSITEDIRTYGNPAQT from the coding sequence ATGGCAGAACAGGTAAAACTTACGTTCCCTGACGGTAATGTGAAAGAATTTGAACGGGGCAGCACGATGGAGGATGTGGCCCAGTCCATTTCTCCGGGACTGAAGAAAAATGCGGTTGCCGGTAAGGTTAATGGCGAGCCGATTGATTTACGGACGCCGATCGAAGAGGACGCGGCCATTGAAATTTTGACTTATGACTCCAAGGAAGGACTCGAGGTGCTCCGCCACAGTACAGCTCACCTTATGGCTCAGGCTGTCAAGCGGCTGTTTGACGATGTGAAGCTCGGTGTCGGGCCGGTCATTGAAGAAGGATTCTATTATGACATTGATATGGAGCATAAGCTGACGCCGGAAGATTTGCCGAAGATCGAAAAAGAAATGAAGAAAATTATTGATGAGAATCACGAAATCACGCGGGTCGAGGTGCCACGGGAAGAAGCGGTGCGCCGCTATGAGGAGATTGGTGATGATCTGAAGCTCGAACTTCTTGAGGATATCCCGAAAGGTGAACAGATCAGCATTTATGAGCAGGGCGAATTTTTCGATCTGTGCCGCGGTGTCCATGTACCGCAGACAAGCAAACTGAAAAAATTCAAGCTCCTTACCGTCAACGGTGCATACTGGCGCGGGGACAGCAATAACAAGATGCTGCAGCGGATCTATGGAACGGCATTCCCGAAACAAAAGGAAGTGGATGACTACCTGCAGCTTCTCGAAGAGCGCAAAGAACGCGATCACCGCAAGCTCGGAAAAGAGCTGGGCATCTTCGCTGTGAGCCAGAAGGTCGGGCAGGGACTGCCGCTTTGGTTGCCGAAAGGGGCAACGGTAAGACGTCAGGTGGAGCGTTACATCGTGGATATCGAAGAGCGGCTTGGCTATGATCATGTCTATACGCCGGTACTTGGGAGCGTTGATCTTTATAAAACCTCGGGACACTGGGATCATTATCAGGATGACATGTTCCCGGTACTGCAGATGGATAATGAAGATCTCGTTCTCCGTCCGATGAACTGCCCGCACCACATGATGATTTACAAAAACGAAAAGCACAGTTACAGAAATCTGCCGCTCAGAATTGCGGAGCTCGGCACGATGCACCGCCATGAAATGTCCGGCGCACTCGCCGGCCTGCAGCGTGTCCGTGCCATGACGCTGAATGATGCGCATATCTTCTGCCGTCCTGATCAGTTGAAGGATGAGTTCATCCGTGTTGTGGAGCTGATTCAGGCTGTGTACAAAGATTTTCAGATAAAGGACTATTACTTCCGGCTTTCCTACAGAGATCCGGAAGACAAAGAGAAATATGTGGACAATGACGAGATGTGGGAAAAAGCACAGGCGATGCTGAAGGAAGCCGTTGATGAAATGGGCGTTGAATACATTGAAGCAGACGGGGAGGCGGCCTTCTACGGACCGAAGCTCGATGTTCAGGTCAAAACCGCCCTCGGAAAAGACGAAACACTCTCAACGGTCCAGCTCGATTTCCACCTGCCAAACCGGTTCGATCTGACGTATACTGGTGAAGATGGTAAAGACCACCGACCGGTTGTCATTCACCGTGGTGTTGTTTCCACGATGGAACGGTTCGTTGCCTTCCTGCTTGAGGAGTATAAAGGTGCATTTCCGACGTGGCTTGCACCGGTGCAGGCTGAGCTGATCCCGGTTAATGATGTCCATCTCGACTATGTGCGTCAAGTGGAGGATGAACTGAAACGTGCTGGCGTCAGGGTTCACGTGGATGTCCGCAACGAGAAACTCGGGTACAAAATCCGTGAAGCACAGATGCAAAAGGTGCCGTATTTACTGGTACTCGGAGATCAGGAGAGAGACAATGCCAGTGTCAACGTCCGCCGATACGGTCAAAAGGACTCTGAAGAGGTCAGCCTTGATGTATTCGTCAAGTCGATCACTGAGGATATCCGGACCTATGGAAATCCGGCACAAACGTGA
- a CDS encoding replication initiation and membrane attachment family protein, with amino-acid sequence MEHLGKLNPSSPYQAFMRSRLASEDIEVMTLLYQPLIGSTAVSLYLTLAHDAQRSPGRIAERTHRGLMMLTGQPLDVLYGERKKLEGMGLLKVYKKTDDGEHYMIYKLQSPLTPHHFFHHDIFPVFLLNKTGEHIYKDLRHHFAVTPPDATGYEAETLRFDDVFRSVHPSELKVKSAESKRALSSTELLSTVTEAEESFGFSGLDFDYETMLDYLPQFTRMPAVESQLVQRENIRLIENLVFLYQLDAKQMAELIGKVLLNREEIDFVELRQMARETYQLKESRQPAGLGLTLTHKDAQPDSLKTVTGEPANEYEERVAYYENSSPLDQISDLTGGAKIFDGDLKIIDELIFDYALPPGVVNVLITYLFRENDERLVKNLAFKIANSWKRKGIRTVPQAMKQAVADAKQNESFKQHAKTKKTDFYKKPDRQVKSEPVPEWMENPDWNKEHATEDELDAARKEAAEKLARLKKKSRQKGDDR; translated from the coding sequence ATGGAACATCTCGGTAAACTGAATCCTTCATCTCCTTACCAGGCCTTTATGCGTTCAAGACTGGCCTCGGAGGACATCGAAGTGATGACGCTCCTCTATCAGCCACTGATCGGTTCGACGGCTGTTTCTTTATATTTGACGCTCGCGCACGACGCGCAGCGTTCACCCGGCCGTATCGCGGAGCGGACTCACCGCGGGCTGATGATGCTGACGGGGCAGCCTCTCGATGTCTTGTACGGTGAACGGAAGAAGCTTGAGGGGATGGGGCTTTTGAAGGTCTATAAAAAAACGGATGACGGCGAGCATTATATGATCTACAAGCTCCAGTCACCGCTGACCCCGCATCATTTTTTTCATCACGATATTTTCCCGGTTTTTCTCTTGAACAAGACGGGCGAACATATATACAAAGATCTCAGGCATCATTTTGCCGTTACGCCTCCGGATGCGACGGGGTATGAAGCGGAGACGCTGAGGTTTGACGATGTCTTCCGCTCGGTTCATCCGTCAGAGCTGAAGGTGAAATCCGCCGAATCAAAACGGGCGCTGTCCTCGACGGAGCTCTTATCGACCGTCACCGAGGCGGAAGAATCCTTTGGCTTTTCGGGGCTGGATTTTGACTACGAAACAATGCTTGACTATCTGCCGCAGTTTACGAGAATGCCAGCCGTCGAGTCTCAGCTCGTGCAGCGGGAGAACATCCGGCTCATCGAGAATCTGGTGTTTCTCTATCAGCTTGATGCAAAACAGATGGCGGAACTGATCGGCAAAGTGCTGTTGAACCGTGAGGAGATAGACTTTGTGGAACTGAGGCAGATGGCACGGGAGACGTATCAGCTGAAAGAATCCAGACAGCCCGCGGGACTTGGACTGACACTGACGCATAAGGATGCGCAGCCCGATTCCCTGAAGACCGTTACAGGAGAGCCGGCCAATGAGTATGAGGAGCGGGTTGCCTATTATGAGAACAGTTCGCCCCTCGACCAGATATCGGATTTGACCGGCGGGGCGAAGATTTTCGATGGAGACCTGAAGATCATTGATGAACTGATCTTTGATTACGCCCTGCCGCCAGGTGTCGTGAATGTCCTGATTACGTATCTGTTTCGGGAGAACGATGAGCGTCTCGTCAAAAACCTTGCTTTCAAGATCGCAAACAGCTGGAAACGAAAAGGGATTCGCACCGTTCCGCAGGCGATGAAGCAGGCGGTGGCGGATGCGAAACAAAACGAATCCTTTAAGCAGCATGCCAAAACGAAAAAGACGGACTTTTACAAGAAACCGGATCGTCAGGTGAAGAGTGAACCTGTGCCTGAGTGGATGGAGAATCCGGATTGGAACAAAGAACATGCGACGGAAGATGAGCTTGATGCAGCCCGTAAAGAAGCGGCGGAAAAGCTCGCACGTCTGAAGAAGAAGTCACGACAAAAAGGGGACGATCGTTGA